One genomic region from Sphingomonas paeninsulae encodes:
- a CDS encoding cytochrome c-type biogenesis protein — translation MLSLLLISNPAHADSSMPKAHYADTQLSDPKQEADAHALMESVRCLVCQGQSIADSDAELAADMRAMIRKRIAAGEKPEAIRHWLIERYGDWVSYKPVLDAATAPLWIAPFLLIAAGLWLARGRFRKRKR, via the coding sequence ATGCTTTCCTTGCTGCTGATTTCGAATCCGGCTCATGCCGACTCTTCGATGCCGAAGGCTCATTACGCTGACACTCAGCTTTCTGACCCGAAACAGGAGGCCGACGCCCACGCGTTGATGGAATCGGTCCGCTGCCTCGTTTGTCAGGGGCAGTCGATCGCCGACAGCGATGCCGAACTCGCCGCTGACATGCGCGCGATGATTCGGAAACGGATCGCCGCAGGCGAAAAGCCCGAGGCGATCCGTCACTGGTTGATCGAACGCTATGGCGACTGGGTTAGCTATAAGCCGGTGCTCGACGCCGCGACTGCGCCACTCTGGATTGCTCCATTCCTGCTAATTGCGGCAGGTCTTTGGCTTGCGCGCGGTCGTTTCCGAAAGAGAAAACGCTGA
- a CDS encoding DsbE family thiol:disulfide interchange protein → MKRFWLWAPLAMFVIFFGVVASGLYSPDDRNHPSKMIGKPLPTFDLPVAAADRPALSSRDFTGQPKLLNVFASWCVPCIAEVPILTQLSQQGVIVEGVAIRDRPADVDRFLRQNGNPYHAIGSDVDSSIQLAIGSSGVPETFVIDGKGVILHQHIGAITAEDVPAILAALSAAR, encoded by the coding sequence ATGAAGCGTTTTTGGCTTTGGGCACCGCTGGCGATGTTCGTGATCTTCTTCGGGGTCGTTGCGAGCGGACTGTATTCGCCCGACGACCGCAACCACCCATCGAAGATGATCGGGAAACCGCTTCCGACGTTTGACCTTCCTGTTGCAGCGGCAGACCGTCCGGCACTGTCGTCCCGTGACTTTACCGGGCAGCCAAAACTGCTCAACGTCTTTGCAAGCTGGTGTGTGCCCTGCATCGCCGAAGTCCCGATCCTGACTCAACTGTCCCAGCAGGGCGTGATTGTCGAAGGTGTCGCAATCCGTGATCGGCCTGCGGACGTCGACCGATTCCTCCGGCAGAACGGCAATCCCTATCATGCGATCGGATCGGATGTGGATTCGTCGATCCAGTTGGCGATTGGCTCGTCGGGCGTTCCAGAAACATTCGTTATCGATGGTAAGGGAGTCATTCTGCACCAGCATATCGGAGCCATTACGGCTGAGGACGTGCCCGCAATTCTGGCAGCGTTGAGCGCTGCGCGGTGA